From Tiliqua scincoides isolate rTilSci1 chromosome 2, rTilSci1.hap2, whole genome shotgun sequence, the proteins below share one genomic window:
- the PPAN gene encoding suppressor of SWI4 1 homolog gives MGKSSKTKNQKKERAVAQHRSQEEYGCVPHSFVFHRGRIGKTVQQLILDVRRVMEPYTATSLKVRKKNSLKDFVAVAGPLGVTHFLVFTKTPSSINLKLFRLPGGPTLTFRVTQYSLIKDVVSSLKRHRMHEQQFTHHPLLVLNNFGLQGMHIKVMATMFQNMFPSINVHRVNLNAIKRCVLINYDPDTQILEFRHYSLKVVPVGISKGLKKLLQEKFPNMNRLEDISELLVRDINLSESEAEQDGSHNITELPQAYAGRGNMKAQQSAVRLTEIGPRMTLQLIKVEEGLGQGNVLYHSFIHKTDEEIQKALARKEAKLQLKAERRHKQEVDVERKREQREAHRKKSLEGIKRKKKQEEGSDSDAEDPGMQEDQNADEPSDDDTEYYRQEVGEEPEEDLFPQSAKRKRSPGRSIKPGKRQKCSHLGHVQSSEPTRMNSKAKRQKSPLFRRQPPSQRDSSRQSKRRSSQQQQNTQNPTRQHRGPQKIKRKQPSPAGQQKVKWQPRGSKLLGSRMQSRLTMPGKQARKRKGAFQKLGQSRKKRPV, from the exons ACTAAAAACCAGAAGAAAGAACGGGCAGTTGCTCAGCATCGTTCTCAGGAGGAATATGGCTGTGTGCCTCACTCCTTTGTCTTTCACCGTGGCCGCATTGGCAAGACAGTGCAACAGCTCATTTTGGATGTCCGGCGGGTGATGGAGCCCTACACAGCCACCAGCCTCAAG GTGCGGAAGAAGAACTCCCTGAAAGACTTTGTGGCAGTGGCTGGGCCTCTAGGTGTGACTCACTTCCTGGTGTTCACGAAAACTCCCTCAAGTATCAACCTT aaactcTTCCGTCTCCCTGGTGGACCAACCCTGACCTTTAGGGTCACTCAG TACTCGCTTATCAAAGATGTTGTGTCATCCCTGAAGCGGCACCGGATGCATGAGCAGCAGTTCACCCACCACCCACTCCTCGTGCTCAACAACTTTGGCCTTCAGGGCATGCACATTAAGGTTATGGCTACCATGTTCCAGAACATGTTTCCATCCATCAATGTCCATAGG GTTAATCTGAATGCCATCAAGCGTTGCGTCCTGATCAACTACGACCCAGACACTCAGATCCTTGAATTTCGTCACTA CAGCTTGAAAGTGGTGCCAGTAGGGATAAGCAAAGGACTGAAGAAGCTCCTGCAGGAGAAATTTCCCAACATGAACCGCTTGGAGGATATTAGTGAATTGCTGGTCAG AGACATTAATCTCTCCGAGAGTGAAGCTGAGCAGGATGGCAGTCACAACATCACAGAGCTGCCTCAGGCCTATGCTGGCCGTGGGAATATGAAGGCCCAACAGAGTGCAGTCCGCCTCACTGAG ATTGGCCCTCGGATGACCCTGCAGCTTATCAAGGTGGAGGAAGGTTTAGGCCAGGGCAATGTTCTCTATCACAGCTTCA TTCACAAGACTGATGAGGAGATCCAGAAGGCCCTGGCAAGGAAAGAAGCAAAGCTGCAGCTCAAGGCAGAACGCCGTCACAAGCAGGAAGTGGATGTGGAGCGTAAGCGGGAGCAGAGAGAGGCTCATAG GAAGAAGAGCCTGGAGGGgataaagaggaagaagaaacaggAAGAGGGAAGCGACAGTGATGCGGAGGATCCTGGCATGCAGGAGGACCAGAATGCTGATGAGCCATCAGATGATGACACAGAGTATTACCGACAGGAGGTTGGAGAAGAGCCTGAAGAAG ATCTGTTCCCGCAAAGTGCTAAAAGGAAACGAAGCCCTGGCCGATCCATCAAGCCTGGGAAACGGCAGAAATGCAGCCATCTTGGTCATGTGCAAAGCTCGGAGCCTACAAGAATGAACTCTAAAGCCAAGCGTCAAAAGTCTCCATTGTTCAGGAGGCAGCCACCATCACAAAGAGACTCTTCTCGCCAGTCCAAGAGACGATcaagccagcagcagcagaacactCAAAACCCCACAAGGCAGCACAGAGGACCACAGAAGATAAAGCGGAAACAACCCTCGCCTGCAGGTCAACAGAAAGTCAAGTGGCAGCCTCGTGGCTCAAAGCTCCTGGGCTCCCGAATGCAGTCCAGGCTTACTATGCCAGGAAAGCAGGCACGCAAGAGGAAAGGAGCCTTCCAGAAGCTGGGACAGTCAAGGAAGAAAAGGCCAGTGTAG